AAGCCACCATGACTTCCGTTTTCAACCGCTGGGCGCCTTTCGCCGACGCCGGCGGGCGAATGCACTTCGGGCACATCCAATACCTGACCAAGGTTTCCATGCTCCGGTATGGCGAATATTTCGTCCTTTTGCCCATGCTGGACGATCCGATCCGTCCCTATTCCCTGGCCTGCCAGGTCATCAACCCCATGCGCGTCAAAACACCGGTGGACAAAGCCTCAAGTGAAAACATCCGGGACGGGATCGAACTCGGGCCCTACGGCGAGGCCAAATACATCTGGATCAAGAAAAGCGGCACCGCCGGGCGGGTCTCCCTTCCGGACATGTCGGCCAATTTCCTGCGGCAGCCGGTCCGGAAAGGCCACCGGTATAACGTGCTGCATGGGTTCATCTGCAAGGACCCGGAGCAGGTCCGCGGCATGCCGCTGATCGCACCGGCCATCAAATATCTGCGGGACTTCAACGATCTTCTCAACGCCGAGCTGGTTTCAAACGTGGTGACCGCGGCCCTGACCTACTTCATCGAGGTGAGCGCCGGCGACGATCCGTTCAACCTGGCCAGCAGATTTGCCACAACGACCACAACCACGCCGGGTGAGGATGGCAGGAAAAAGATCGCCCGTTACCAGGAAACCTATCCCGGCGCGATCCTCTACGGCAACGCCGGAGAAAAACCGCACCTGCTTTCCGCCAGCCGGCCGGGCGTCACCTTCGAACCGTTCACCAAAACCGTCAAGAAATCGATCTCCATGGCCTGCAACAACATCCCCTACCCTGTCCTTTTCAAGGATGCCGAGAAGGTCAACCATGCCGGCTTCCGTTCGGCCATGCTCGAGGCCTGGCGGGTGTTTTCCATGGAGCGGATCTGGCACGGCCGGGATTTCTGCCAGCCCATCCACACCATGCTCCAGGAGGAAGCCTACCTGCGCAACGAACTGCGGGCATCGTTCTTTTACGTGAAGATGCACGAACTCACGCGCTGCGAATGGCGCGGGGCCCCGAAGGGAGACATCGAACCGGTCAAGGCGGCCACGACCAACAAGATCCTGAAAGAGATGGGGGTCAAGACCGACGCGAGAATCATCGCCGAAAACGGCGACGGCGATTTCCCGACCACGATTCGCCAGCTGAAAGAGGAGAAGGCGGCCAGGAAAGATGCGGGCCTGATCGAGGAGCCAAAAACAGACCAGAAAGCCGAGGAGGCCTGATTCATGGAGATCACCGATTTCGCAAAAGGGTCAATCTGGGGGATTCGCGCGGGGGCCATGGAGGCCATGCTCCGGCGGATACCGAGCCCGGAATCCCTTGCCGCCCTTTCCATTCAGTTCAAGGAGGATCCGGAAGAGGACTTTGATTTCATGCTGCGTGACGGCGTGGCCATCATTCCGGTCAACGGGACCATCTTCAAACGCGGTTCGATCTGGTCGTACCTGTACGGCGGGACACCGCTTTCCGTCCTGAACCGGGTGCTTTCCGCCGCCTTGGACGATGACGACGTCGAGGCCATCCTCCTGGACATCGATTCGCCCGGCGGCCAGGTGAGCGGTACCGACGCCTTTTCGGATCTCGTCTATTCCGCCCGCGAGCAAAAGCCGGTGGTGGCGTTCGCCAACGGCACCATGGCGTCGGCCGCCTACTGGATCGGCAGCGCAGCGGACCGGGTCATCGTCGAACGGACCGCCCAGGTGGGCAGCATCGGCATTCTCTACATGCACAACGACTGGTCCAAATACGATGCGGATCTCGGCATCAAGGTCACCGTCATCTCCGCCGGGAAGTACAAGGCGGTGGGGAACAACGCCGAACCTCTGAGCGACGAGGCCCGGGCCATCATCCAGGCAGAGCTGGACCAGATCTACAATCTTTTCATCGAAACCGTGGCCCGGAACCGGGGCGTCGATGCCGGTGCCGTCCGGTCCGACATGGCCGACGGCCGGGTTTTCATTGGTCAGCAGGCCGTGGACACCGGCCTGGCGGACGATACCGGTACGTTCAACGATGCCCTTGACGCCGCCGTGGAGCTGATCCCCGAGGCGAGCGGGCCGTCTTTTTACTTTTCACGAAGATCAGGGGCGGTCGCCCCTGGAAAGGGGTTTTCCATGAAGAACGGACAGCAGGAAAAGGTCATGCCCAAAACGGCCGACCAACTCGCGGAGGTGTTTCCCGATCTGTGCGCCGAGATCCGGAAGCAGGGAGAGGACGCCGCCGATACCGCCGCCATCGGCAAGCAGGCCGTCACCGGCGAACATGATCGGATTCTCGCCATCGCAAAAATCCATTTCGGGGAGGAAGTTGCCGGCAAGTTCGAGGCCGTGATCAATACCGGGGTCACTGCCGAGCAGTACCAGGCGATCCGTCCGGAGCCGGTGAAAAGCGAGGAGGAAAAAGCCATCGAGGCCGCCAAGGCAGAAACCCTGAAGGCCATCCAGGAGGCCGGCGCGGACAATCCCGGCGCCGGCGGCGGCGGTGATGACAAGGACTTCATGGCCGTGGTCGAGGAAACGGCGGAAAGAAAAAAGATCTCCAAAACCGAGGCCATGAAGATCGTTGCGAAGCAGAATCCCGAACTGCACCAGGCATTTTTGAAGAAGGCCAACAGCAGGCCGCAGCTGGTCAACGGATGACCGGTTCCACGCGGTAATCGCGTTTTCAATTTTTCAACCAAGGAGAAGCAATCATGGTCGAGAGAAGAGATTTCAGCCTGGAGGCCGGGGCCGACCTGGCCAACCACCGGCTGATCAAGATGTCCGGAGGCAAGGCGGTCTACAATACAGCCACCAGCACTGACAACCCCATCGGCGTTTCCAAATTGAATGCCAAGAACGGCGAGGATATCTCCGCCCACCCCATGAACAAGGAAGGGACCACGGAAATCACCGCCGCCGGCGCCATCGGCCAGGGCGCCGAAGTATTCGCCGCCGCCGAAGGAAAAATCCAGGCCCTGCCCGCCAGCGCGGGCGACTATCGCAGGATCGGTTTGGCCATGTCCGCTGCCAGCGGGGACGGGAGCATCATCGAGATCCTGCCATACGGTTACACCGATATCGTAACCGTCAGCTGAGGGTCCGGATTTCTCACGGATTTATCATTTCGTTTTCAATCAACTTTTAGCACAGGAGAAAAATCATGCCTCAACCCACACAAAACACGGCGGTCAGCCGTCCGGACCTGGCGGTGGTGGTCAGCGAGTTTCGGGAGACGGCGGTCACCGCGGCCATCGGTGCCAGGGTGATGCCCTATCTTCCGATGATCGAGCAAAGCGCCGAGTATCCGGTGATTCCCAAGGAGGTCATGCTCAAGATCCACGAGACGCGCCGGGCCATGCGCGGCAAGTACCCTTCCAGCGACTGGGAATTCGAGATGGGCTTCTACGCCACCCGCGAGAACGGCTGGGAAGAGAAGATCGACGACCGCGAGCGCAAGCTTTACGCCACCCTGCTGGATGCGGAAATGGTGGCCACCCGGCGGGCCACCAAGATCATCGACCTCTCCACGGAGAAGCGCATTGCCGCCAAGGTGTTCAACCCGTCCAATTTTGCGCCCCACAATGTCTCAACCCCGTGGGACGTTCCGGCGTCCGCAACGCCCATCGACGATTTCAACGACGCCAACCTGGCCCTGCGCGCCCAGTGCGGCATGCCCGGCAACACCCTGATCATCGGGTTCTACACCTTCACCAAGGTCAAGAACTGCGACCAGATCGTCGACCGCCTGATGTACACCTTTCCGGGCATCGACATCAACAGCATGACCACCCAGCAGCTGGCCGCCGTTCTGAACGTTCCGCGAGTGCTGGTGGGCGGCGCCATCTATGACAGCGCCGACAAGGGCCAGGATGCGGAGATCGCCGACCTGTGGTCCAGTGACTATGCCATGCTCACCATCTGCTCCGATTCCCCGGACGTCTCCGAGCCCTGCATCGGCCGCAGCATGATCTGGACCGAGGAATCTCCCGGCAGCGGCGAGCCCGTGGTGGAGAGCTACCGTGCGGAAGGAAACCGCAGCGACGTGGTCCGGGTGCGCCATGACAGCGACGAGCGCCTGCTCAAGTCCTACGATGAGGACGGCAACGTACAATCCGATATCGCCGCCGCCGTTTCCTACCTGATGGGCAACATCAAAACCACGTAACCGGGCGGCGCGGTCTACCGCGCCTGCCTTTAAGGGTGAGTCATGGATTTCGAAAAATTGTTGAGTTCGGATGAACAGGCCGCAATCGCCGTTCTCCAGGCAGGCGGTTTCAAGGCCTTCACCGATGCCAAGATGGCCGATGTGCGCGAACTGGACACCAGCCTGCGCCTGCGCACTTTCCGCAACCGGGGCCGATACCAACTGGTCCTGGCCTGCAAGGACCTTGAGGGCCGGCGGCTTCCGGATACCACTGCGGAGCCGGATCTGGACCTGTACCCGGGCCAGGATCATCGGCCAACCATTGCCAGCGTGGACGAACTCCGGGAGGCCTATCCGGATCTTTGCCGGCAGCTTCTCAACCAGGCCAGCCAGCCTGAAGCGGATCCCGTTCCGGAACTTCCTCCGGCCGAATTGAAACCGGTGGAGGAAATGTTCAAGGAGGAGCTGCTGGCCGAGGCCCGCACCTATCCGGAAATCACCGGTGAGCACAAAATGAACAAGCCCGAACTGGCCGCCGCCGTCCAGGCCCGGCGGGACCGGTGCGCCCTGATTCATCGAACGTTCGAGGTCTGACGATGTCCTTCGGTCCTGCTGCCAACGTGGCCTTGCAAAGGATTTACGCGCGCATGGGCGTCGATGCGGTTTTCGGCCCGAAATCCGGGGAAGCTATCCCGCTGCGGGTAATCAAGGAGGACGGTGTCACCCATGAACCGCTCAGCGGCATCGTCCAGGCGGCGGTATCCCAGATCGAGATTCAGTACATGCGTGCGGATCTCGACCGTCGGGTCGTCAACGGCGAAACGTTTACCATCGGCGGAACGGTCTACACCGTCCATTCGATGAGCCCTTATCCGGATTCGTGGACGGAGTTCGAGGGCACTGCTTCGGTAATCGAGGGTACCTGATGGAAGTCAAGATTTCAAAAAGCGACCTGATCCGGGCCGAGCGGATGCTGACAGGGATCAAGAGCGGGTTCCCGAAGGCGTTCAAGCGGACCCTGGACAAGACGGCCAGCGGCACCCAAACCGACATGGTTGCATTCGTGCGGGAGCGCTACAACTACAAGGCCAAGGTATTGCGCGAGCGGATCACGGTTTACAAATGCCCCTCCTACAAGCACCTCAAATCAAGCGTCCGGTCAGTGGGTCCCGGGGTTCATCTGACGGACATCGCCCAGACCCGGCAGACAAGCCGCGGCGTCACGGTCAACGTGAAGAAGGCCACCGGGAGGAAACTGATTCCCCATGCCTTCATCGCCCCCGGGCGACATTCCGGGAAGAAGATCGTTTTCATCCGGGAAACAATCCGGGGCAGACGGGTCGGCCGGTACCCGATTTCTCCCATTTATGCCTCGCATCCGGAAGTCATCTACAACACCGCCGAGAACTGGCCGGAGATCGAAAAACAGGCCGATGCGCGGTTCAGGAAGAATTTCGACCATGAGGTCGAAGTCGTTTTGAAAGGCATTGCGTAATGGCCGACACCATCCGGGAAACCAACATCAAGGCGATCAAAACCGGGCTGGAGAATTTCGGTTCCTATGAAGTGATCGCCCCCTCCCCTACCCTCGTTCGCGGATTCCTTGTTTTCGATGCGAGCGTCTATCCGTTGCCGGTGATCTCCATCATGCCGGGCGTCGAGGATGCGGAGCGGGAAGAGTACGGCGTTTCGGCCAATACGATGCCAATCGACATCTGGTGCTCGATCATGGCCGGCCAGGAGGAGATGTCCGAGATCGGCGAGGCCATCCTGGGAGAGCTGGTCAGGGCATTCATGGCATCGGTACCGGAGAATGTCCGCGATGCCTTCTATACCGGCGGCGGCCCGAGCTATCCGGACGGTATCGCGCAAAAGGTCCTGATGACGCTGGCGAGTTTCAACGTGGTCTACGAAACGGACCTCGGAGATCCATACAACCTTTCAGCATAGGAGAAAAAACCATGTCCACATCACAAAAGGCAAAGGTTCTTCTGGAATTGGCCGCCTCCATGGTCGATTTCACGTTGATGGCCGACTCCGGGGACCATCAGATTTTCACCGTATCCGGCGGCCAGGTCTTCAGCGGCAAATCCGGCCAGGAACCGGAGCTGCGGCCCAACGGGATCACCGAGGGCACCCTTCTGCTTTCTCCCCATGCGAGCAACGACACGGTAACCGTGGCGGCGCACAAGGCATGGAGCAAGGGGGTCGAGTATTCCGTTGCGGCGGGCAGCCAGGCGGTGACCCGTCCCACCACCGAGAATTTTAAGATCTCCTCGGTCATCATGACCGATGAGGGCAATCTCGGCGAGGCCCAGGGAGCCGAGGGAACGGAGTTTTCAGAAACCCGCGGCGCCAATGGCGGACCTCCGTTGATCCCCGAGGATGCGGTCGAGCTTGGCCAGGTCCGCATGAATGCGCAGACACCGGCGGTCATCACCGCCAGCGAGATCTACCAGAACCCGGGCGACCATGCGGAGTACTACGATTCGCCGGCGGCGGAGATCTATCCCATCGGCGACGGCAACAAGGCGAAAACAGCGGCCGAGAAATACGCCCATGTGAAGTTCAACACGCCCTTGCCGCTCAGCCACACCGGTTCCGTTGCCAAGCGGGTCTACATCCGGTTTTACACGCCCCTTTTCACCACCCTTTCCAGGACATCGGAATTCAAGGCGGCGGAACTGGGGATCTCCAAATCGTCCGAATCCTACTACCAGGGCGCGGGCGGGTCCGGTGCCATCGGTTCGGTATCCGCGGACAGCGTCGGCGACAGTTCGTTCAAGTACATCGCCAAGGACGGCATTACCGACCCGATCTTCAAGCTGTCCGGGGAGAAGGTGACGG
This window of the uncultured Desulfosarcina sp. genome carries:
- a CDS encoding DUF2190 family protein, producing MVERRDFSLEAGADLANHRLIKMSGGKAVYNTATSTDNPIGVSKLNAKNGEDISAHPMNKEGTTEITAAGAIGQGAEVFAAAEGKIQALPASAGDYRRIGLAMSAASGDGSIIEILPYGYTDIVTVS
- a CDS encoding phage tail protein translates to MEVKISKSDLIRAERMLTGIKSGFPKAFKRTLDKTASGTQTDMVAFVRERYNYKAKVLRERITVYKCPSYKHLKSSVRSVGPGVHLTDIAQTRQTSRGVTVNVKKATGRKLIPHAFIAPGRHSGKKIVFIRETIRGRRVGRYPISPIYASHPEVIYNTAENWPEIEKQADARFRKNFDHEVEVVLKGIA
- the sppA gene encoding signal peptide peptidase SppA; the encoded protein is MEITDFAKGSIWGIRAGAMEAMLRRIPSPESLAALSIQFKEDPEEDFDFMLRDGVAIIPVNGTIFKRGSIWSYLYGGTPLSVLNRVLSAALDDDDVEAILLDIDSPGGQVSGTDAFSDLVYSAREQKPVVAFANGTMASAAYWIGSAADRVIVERTAQVGSIGILYMHNDWSKYDADLGIKVTVISAGKYKAVGNNAEPLSDEARAIIQAELDQIYNLFIETVARNRGVDAGAVRSDMADGRVFIGQQAVDTGLADDTGTFNDALDAAVELIPEASGPSFYFSRRSGAVAPGKGFSMKNGQQEKVMPKTADQLAEVFPDLCAEIRKQGEDAADTAAIGKQAVTGEHDRILAIAKIHFGEEVAGKFEAVINTGVTAEQYQAIRPEPVKSEEEKAIEAAKAETLKAIQEAGADNPGAGGGGDDKDFMAVVEETAERKKISKTEAMKIVAKQNPELHQAFLKKANSRPQLVNG
- a CDS encoding phage portal protein codes for the protein MQTAQQLSVFENVLTAMAAMTGKPLLYGPDGRTLAPTVTYSLRREAARRSGSLKNWNPQEVFSKQIESRERIDIVKRSVDLSNNDPHAAGIIDTFAATVIGAGLNPIPMVDAEAMGIEQSLADRLEATMTSVFNRWAPFADAGGRMHFGHIQYLTKVSMLRYGEYFVLLPMLDDPIRPYSLACQVINPMRVKTPVDKASSENIRDGIELGPYGEAKYIWIKKSGTAGRVSLPDMSANFLRQPVRKGHRYNVLHGFICKDPEQVRGMPLIAPAIKYLRDFNDLLNAELVSNVVTAALTYFIEVSAGDDPFNLASRFATTTTTTPGEDGRKKIARYQETYPGAILYGNAGEKPHLLSASRPGVTFEPFTKTVKKSISMACNNIPYPVLFKDAEKVNHAGFRSAMLEAWRVFSMERIWHGRDFCQPIHTMLQEEAYLRNELRASFFYVKMHELTRCEWRGAPKGDIEPVKAATTNKILKEMGVKTDARIIAENGDGDFPTTIRQLKEEKAARKDAGLIEEPKTDQKAEEA